A section of the bacterium genome encodes:
- the hisC gene encoding histidinol-phosphate transaminase — MYLSTKKGADKLMIESLVKENIKTLKPYQIPDISCPIKLDAMENPYDLPDEIKELLKEKITGFNRYPDPLSNELRQTIAAYLGINKKEILVGNGSDELILYILLTFNAGQVVFPTPTFAMYKILSQITNTTPIGIPLTDKFELNEEKILKITRDTPSIIFLAYPNNPTGNSFSKEKVLEIIDESPTSLIIIDEAYFEFSKETFISLINIYPQVIIVRTFSKAFGLAGLRIGYLIANSQIIDELLKVKLPYNLNAFSQAVATCAIENFRYLLQPRINQIISERERVYGFLKGITGIMPYPSDANFILFKTLNIPPDTLFSNLVEEGILIRNLNDDIPNCLRVTIGNEQENNAFLGKIDSICRRY; from the coding sequence TTGTATTTATCAACCAAAAAAGGAGCGGATAAATTGATGATTGAATCATTAGTCAAAGAAAATATTAAAACTTTAAAACCATACCAAATACCGGATATTTCCTGCCCAATTAAATTAGATGCAATGGAAAATCCGTATGACTTACCAGACGAAATAAAAGAATTGCTTAAAGAAAAGATTACTGGTTTTAATCGTTATCCCGACCCACTTTCAAATGAATTACGCCAGACTATTGCCGCATATCTTGGCATAAATAAAAAAGAAATTTTGGTTGGTAATGGTTCTGATGAACTAATCTTATACATTCTGCTAACTTTTAACGCAGGTCAAGTTGTTTTTCCCACACCTACCTTTGCAATGTATAAAATATTATCCCAGATTACTAACACCACGCCAATTGGAATACCTTTAACTGACAAATTTGAATTAAATGAGGAAAAGATATTGAAAATAACCAGGGATACTCCTTCCATTATTTTTCTCGCTTATCCAAATAATCCAACAGGAAACTCTTTTTCAAAAGAAAAGGTATTAGAAATTATTGACGAATCGCCAACCTCATTAATAATTATTGATGAAGCCTACTTTGAGTTTTCAAAGGAGACCTTCATTTCACTGATTAACATTTACCCGCAGGTAATAATTGTAAGGACATTTTCTAAGGCATTTGGTTTAGCCGGATTAAGAATTGGATATTTGATTGCTAATTCTCAAATAATCGATGAACTTCTCAAAGTAAAATTGCCCTATAACCTGAATGCTTTTTCTCAAGCAGTGGCGACTTGTGCCATAGAAAATTTTAGATACCTTTTACAACCTCGAATTAACCAGATAATAAGTGAGCGAGAAAGGGTCTATGGATTTCTTAAAGGAATAACTGGCATTATGCCTTACCCCAGTGATGCTAATTTTATTTTATTTAAAACCCTCAATATCCCGCCAGATACCCTTTTTTCAAATTTAGTTGAAGAAGGGATATTAATTCGTAATTTGAATGATGATATCCCTAACTGCCTTCGAGTAACTATTGGTAATGAACAAGAAAACAATGCCTTTTTGGGAAAAATAGATAGTATTTGCAGAAGATATTGA
- the hisH gene encoding imidazole glycerol phosphate synthase subunit HisH produces the protein MTPIAIIDYGMGNLRSVQKAIEKMGGRVIVTNSPLKIITASAVILPGVGAFKDAITQLKNLQLDTIIHRVIESGKPFLGICLGMQLLFNKSYEYGECEGLNILYGDVLKFPETLKVPHIGWNTIQKAQEAKVSLLDGIPDNSYFYFVHSYYVNPEDEAIIATTTDYGIKFTSMVCKENVFGTQFHPEKSQTLGLNLLKNFLNQVTI, from the coding sequence ATGACACCAATTGCAATCATTGACTACGGAATGGGTAATTTACGGAGTGTGCAAAAGGCGATTGAGAAGATGGGTGGCAGGGTGATAGTTACCAATTCTCCACTTAAAATTATTACTGCCTCAGCCGTGATTTTACCCGGCGTAGGTGCATTTAAAGATGCAATAACTCAATTAAAAAACTTACAACTTGATACTATCATTCATAGGGTCATAGAATCAGGTAAGCCATTTTTAGGTATTTGTCTGGGAATGCAACTGCTATTTAATAAAAGTTATGAATATGGTGAGTGCGAAGGATTAAATATCCTTTATGGAGATGTCCTTAAATTTCCGGAAACTCTAAAGGTCCCACATATTGGCTGGAATACTATCCAGAAGGCACAGGAGGCAAAAGTATCTTTATTAGATGGCATTCCAGATAATTCTTACTTTTATTTTGTGCATTCTTATTATGTCAACCCTGAAGATGAAGCAATTATTGCGACGACAACTGATTATGGGATAAAATTTACCTCGATGGTTTGTAAAGAGAATGTTTTTGGCACCCAATTTCATCCTGAAAAGAGCCAGACACTCGGATTAAACCTGCTAAAAAACTTTTTAAATCAGGTAACTATTTAG
- a CDS encoding radical SAM protein, which translates to MNNLRLVAWEVTRRCNLSCIHCRASAINSNRFDEDELSTEEAFVLIDEIAKVSHPILILSGGEPLLRQDIFKIASYAISKEFTVVIGCNGTLINEEVTERIKDVGIKRISVSLDGAAAKTHNKIRQQGAFEKALEGLKWAGRSGLEIQINTTVTKQNYLELNDIINLSIKLGAVACHFFFLVPTGRAKTMEKQELSLTEYEDVLTWLYKKSKVTNIEIRTTCAPHYFRIMRQIEKGEQHFLLSKGCLAATSYCFISYKGEVFPCGYLDVRCGDIKTQSFKDVWENSQVFNELRDFSKYKGKCGRCEYINVCGGCRARAYAKTGDYLDQEPNCIYQPKKERIN; encoded by the coding sequence GTGAATAATTTGAGATTAGTAGCCTGGGAGGTTACTCGAAGATGTAATCTTTCGTGCATCCATTGTCGGGCAAGTGCGATTAATAGTAATAGATTTGATGAGGATGAGTTATCTACAGAGGAGGCATTTGTTTTAATTGATGAAATTGCTAAAGTTAGCCATCCCATCCTTATCCTTTCTGGCGGTGAGCCACTACTTCGACAGGATATATTTAAAATAGCCTCTTATGCCATAAGTAAGGAATTTACCGTTGTCATCGGTTGTAATGGAACTTTGATTAATGAGGAAGTCACTGAGCGAATAAAAGATGTTGGAATTAAAAGAATTAGTGTTAGTCTGGATGGTGCGGCGGCTAAAACCCATAATAAAATTAGACAACAGGGAGCATTTGAAAAGGCTTTAGAAGGACTAAAATGGGCAGGAAGAAGTGGTCTTGAAATCCAGATTAATACTACGGTTACAAAACAAAATTATCTAGAACTCAATGACATAATCAATTTAAGCATTAAATTGGGTGCGGTTGCCTGCCATTTCTTCTTCCTTGTCCCAACTGGCAGAGCTAAGACAATGGAGAAACAGGAATTAAGCCTCACGGAATACGAAGATGTATTAACCTGGTTATATAAAAAAAGTAAAGTAACAAATATTGAAATAAGAACTACCTGTGCCCCACATTATTTCAGGATTATGCGACAGATAGAAAAAGGTGAACAACATTTTCTCTTAAGCAAAGGCTGCTTGGCCGCAACTTCTTATTGCTTCATCTCTTACAAAGGTGAGGTATTCCCGTGCGGTTATTTAGATGTTCGTTGTGGTGATATTAAAACCCAGAGTTTTAAAGATGTCTGGGAAAATTCGCAAGTCTTTAACGAATTGCGTGATTTTTCTAAATACAAAGGTAAATGTGGACGATGTGAATATATCAATGTCTGTGGTGGTTGCCGAGCACGAGCCTATGCGAAAACAGGTGATTACTTAGACCAGGAGCCTAATTGTATTTATCAACCAAAAAAGGAGCGGATAAATTGA
- a CDS encoding DUF4384 domain-containing protein: MTQKQIPISFSNEYKAGNQSHPIADLFGTKEMLQIVIKKLSSQSLIFSLAFIVILVIAYKLCGNQGLPIIAAILFVFLVATVAYLFFEQKSKVEHEDPSTISQLLGEKLNAIAKPTGDFSVQVWTTLAAETTVESRDINIIPSAKQAKYRIGDKINVCFRSTKDCYLTLLNIGTSGKLTILFPNGLYRNNLISANQSYEIPGKEYGFEYGVLGPPGIEKLKAIATLEKVELLASQFSSDGSLFRIETPAAAARDITVIKKNVEAIPTDKWTEATCEFRVNQ, translated from the coding sequence ATGACCCAAAAGCAAATTCCTATCAGTTTCAGTAATGAATACAAGGCTGGAAACCAATCACATCCTATTGCTGACCTATTTGGCACGAAAGAAATGTTACAGATTGTCATCAAGAAATTGTCAAGTCAATCGCTAATCTTCAGTTTGGCGTTTATTGTCATCCTGGTGATAGCCTACAAGCTCTGTGGCAATCAAGGATTACCGATTATTGCAGCCATTCTCTTCGTTTTTCTGGTAGCTACGGTTGCCTATTTATTCTTTGAGCAGAAGAGCAAAGTTGAGCATGAAGACCCATCAACCATAAGCCAACTGCTCGGAGAGAAGCTCAACGCTATCGCAAAGCCAACGGGAGACTTTTCTGTCCAGGTGTGGACCACTCTCGCCGCCGAGACCACTGTGGAAAGTCGTGATATTAATATTATCCCATCAGCGAAACAAGCTAAGTATCGTATTGGCGACAAGATTAATGTGTGCTTCCGTTCTACTAAGGACTGCTATTTGACCTTGCTGAATATCGGTACGAGTGGAAAACTGACCATTTTATTTCCCAATGGGCTATATCGTAACAATTTGATTTCAGCCAATCAGAGCTATGAAATTCCTGGCAAAGAGTATGGTTTTGAATACGGAGTGCTGGGACCGCCGGGAATCGAAAAGTTGAAGGCCATCGCTACATTGGAGAAGGTAGAATTACTGGCGTCGCAATTCTCATCGGATGGTTCGTTGTTTCGGATAGAGACGCCGGCAGCCGCGGCGCGTGATATTACAGTAATCAAGAAAAATGTCGAAGCGATTCCGACAGACAAATGGACTGAAGCAACCTGTGAGTTTCGTGTTAACCAATAG
- a CDS encoding zinc-ribbon domain-containing protein: MLCPKCGFENPDGAKFCGKCGTSMTIDYRTEPQTQIGKPPFLPDGAPVSSGLKTGIIVGTLFIPLLGIIMGIIYMNDPNPAKKAVGRLWLWVGISVCVLSCICGIIACVIGMSGSYY, encoded by the coding sequence ATGTTGTGTCCAAAATGTGGTTTTGAAAATCCAGATGGAGCTAAGTTCTGTGGTAAATGTGGCACTTCCATGACAATAGATTACCGGACTGAGCCACAAACCCAAATAGGGAAACCGCCTTTCCTACCAGATGGTGCACCAGTCTCATCGGGGTTGAAGACGGGCATCATTGTCGGCACATTGTTCATACCATTGCTCGGCATTATCATGGGAATAATCTACATGAACGATCCTAATCCCGCCAAAAAAGCCGTTGGGCGATTATGGTTGTGGGTAGGTATCAGTGTGTGTGTACTCTCATGTATCTGCGGGATAATAGCCTGTGTGATTGGTATGTCGGGGAGTTATTATTAG